The following proteins come from a genomic window of Micromonospora zamorensis:
- a CDS encoding aldo/keto reductase, whose protein sequence is MPTDEITAAAAGTWTLGDRTVHRMGFGSMRITANPDRGRAVALLRRAVELGVNHIDTAAFYVSPGGTLRVGTGPARYATELIRAALAPYPQDLVIATKVGFGYDPEAGFTEALTPAQLRGQVEENLRRLGRDQLDVVNLRLGRGPGAVPLAERFGALADLRAAGLIRHLGLSNARPEQLDDVAGIAPVVCVQNNYGVDAYREQDAFVRACGERGIAYVPFFALAGTGREAGASAAQGEAVEAVARAHGVTAHQVRLAWTLHQGPHVLAIPGTADPTHLEQNIAAGALTLTPEELKNLA, encoded by the coding sequence ATGCCAACCGACGAGATCACCGCCGCCGCGGCGGGCACCTGGACCCTGGGCGACCGCACCGTGCACCGGATGGGCTTCGGCTCCATGCGGATCACCGCGAACCCTGACCGTGGCCGGGCCGTCGCCCTGCTGCGCCGCGCCGTGGAGCTGGGCGTCAACCACATCGACACGGCCGCCTTCTACGTCTCACCCGGCGGCACCCTGCGGGTCGGCACCGGCCCGGCCCGCTACGCCACCGAGCTGATCCGCGCGGCGCTCGCCCCGTACCCGCAGGACCTGGTCATCGCCACCAAGGTCGGTTTCGGGTACGACCCGGAGGCGGGCTTCACCGAGGCGCTCACCCCGGCGCAGTTGCGCGGCCAGGTGGAGGAGAACCTGCGCCGGCTCGGCCGCGACCAGCTCGACGTGGTGAACCTGCGCCTCGGTCGAGGGCCCGGTGCGGTGCCGCTGGCCGAAAGGTTCGGTGCGCTCGCCGACCTGCGTGCCGCCGGGCTGATCCGACACCTCGGGCTCTCCAACGCCCGGCCCGAGCAGCTGGACGACGTGGCGGGCATCGCGCCGGTGGTGTGCGTGCAGAACAACTACGGGGTGGACGCCTACCGCGAGCAGGACGCGTTCGTCCGGGCCTGCGGTGAACGGGGCATCGCGTACGTGCCGTTCTTCGCGCTGGCCGGCACCGGCCGGGAGGCGGGCGCGAGCGCCGCACAGGGCGAGGCCGTCGAGGCCGTCGCCCGCGCCCACGGCGTCACCGCACATCAGGTACGCCTCGCCTGGACCCTGCACCAGGGCCCCCACGTGCTCGCCATCCCCGGCACCGCAGACCCCACCCACCTGGAGCAGAACATAGCGGCGGGAGCCCTGACCCTGACCCCCGAAGAACTGAAGAACCTGGCCTAA
- a CDS encoding LacI family DNA-binding transcriptional regulator, whose protein sequence is MTAAAHRPATLEDVARVAGVSRSTASRVIAGTGFASPAARELVTAAVDQLGYVPNPAARALVRGGGGGVRMVVAVLGTSAAVLDDPYVHRVVGSVARVCTPSGVGVALHWLPLDDPRGLDQLDDRSVCGVILVNTTEDLLESVPRSLRGRVVSIGVGSASVPSFDVDNGAGSEEVLRHLYATGRRRIAMVTGPRWLPCAQRPVQTYRRLMSQAGLPERVLPGDFTAARGRVAAGVALRQWPDVDAIYSISDDTALGVMAGLRDAGVRVPDDVAVAGFDDIPLAGLTAPALTTASHPVGRIAAAAATALLDGRPSAPVTLFPSALVARASA, encoded by the coding sequence ATGACGGCAGCGGCACACCGACCGGCCACTCTCGAGGACGTAGCGCGGGTCGCCGGGGTGTCCCGGTCGACGGCGTCCCGGGTGATCGCCGGCACGGGGTTCGCCTCGCCGGCTGCCCGGGAACTGGTCACGGCGGCCGTCGACCAGCTCGGTTACGTGCCCAACCCGGCAGCCCGGGCGCTGGTCCGCGGCGGCGGTGGCGGCGTACGAATGGTCGTGGCTGTGCTGGGCACCAGCGCGGCGGTGCTGGACGACCCGTACGTGCACCGGGTGGTCGGTTCGGTCGCCCGGGTGTGCACGCCCTCCGGGGTCGGGGTGGCGCTGCACTGGTTGCCGCTCGACGACCCACGAGGCCTCGACCAGCTCGACGATCGCAGCGTGTGCGGGGTGATCCTGGTCAACACCACCGAGGACCTGCTGGAGTCGGTGCCCCGCTCGCTGCGCGGCAGGGTGGTCTCGATCGGCGTCGGCTCGGCGAGCGTGCCGTCGTTCGACGTCGACAACGGCGCCGGCTCCGAGGAGGTGCTGCGCCACCTGTACGCGACGGGTCGCCGCCGGATCGCCATGGTGACCGGCCCCCGGTGGCTGCCCTGCGCGCAGCGCCCCGTTCAGACGTACCGCCGTCTCATGAGCCAGGCCGGCCTGCCGGAGCGGGTGCTTCCCGGGGACTTCACGGCGGCGCGCGGCCGGGTGGCGGCGGGCGTGGCGCTGCGTCAGTGGCCGGACGTCGACGCGATCTACTCGATCAGCGACGACACCGCGCTCGGGGTGATGGCGGGCCTGCGGGACGCCGGTGTGCGGGTGCCCGACGACGTCGCGGTCGCCGGCTTCGACGACATCCCGCTGGCCGGGCTGACCGCCCCGGCGCTGACCACGGCGAGCCACCCGGTGGGGCGGATCGCCGCCGCCGCGGCCACCGCCCTGCTGGACGGACGTCCGTCCGCGCCAGTGACCCTCTTCCCGTCCGCCCTGGTGGCCCGGGCCAGCGCCTGA
- a CDS encoding FUSC family protein, producing MVRFSGLRTAGGRVRHGWRPVVEATVAATVAWLLATRLLGHPQPFFAPAAALIVLGQARGQRIRRAVEVVLGVAAGVLVADLVVQALGPGSTWTVFTVILLTVLLAVAFGATGVTLVQAAVSALYLVVVAPPDGTLVPFRFVDALIGGAVALAASLLVDARRPLAPLVAEVRRTFDELAGLLGGIADALDHRDEAAAVAALTQARGMDARVDGLRDGVLAAGEALQLNVRRRRHIGRLKSVDESIRQIDYAVRNVRVLARAGVTLSRTHAPAPPELGAALRSLAEAVREAGAALAADLTGQDETADQHATRADESALAAVRTAGQLFGSTQALPLAMIIGQVRATAIDLLRGVNPDDDAAVLARVDEALGLPAI from the coding sequence ATGGTGCGGTTCAGCGGTCTGCGGACGGCTGGCGGGCGTGTGCGGCACGGCTGGCGACCGGTGGTGGAGGCAACCGTCGCGGCCACGGTGGCCTGGCTGCTCGCCACCCGGTTGCTCGGGCACCCGCAGCCCTTCTTCGCGCCGGCCGCAGCGCTGATCGTTCTCGGTCAGGCCCGAGGCCAGCGCATCCGCCGGGCCGTCGAGGTCGTCCTCGGGGTCGCCGCCGGGGTGCTCGTCGCGGACCTGGTCGTGCAGGCGCTCGGCCCCGGCAGCACCTGGACGGTCTTCACCGTCATCCTGCTCACCGTGCTCCTCGCGGTGGCCTTCGGCGCCACCGGCGTGACGCTGGTGCAGGCCGCGGTCTCCGCGCTCTACTTGGTGGTGGTCGCACCACCGGACGGCACGCTGGTGCCGTTCCGCTTCGTCGACGCGCTGATCGGTGGCGCGGTCGCGCTCGCGGCCAGTCTGCTGGTCGACGCCCGGCGGCCCCTCGCGCCGCTGGTCGCCGAGGTTCGGCGAACCTTCGACGAGTTGGCCGGGCTGCTGGGCGGGATCGCGGACGCCCTGGACCACCGCGACGAGGCCGCGGCGGTCGCCGCGCTGACGCAGGCCCGGGGGATGGACGCCCGGGTCGACGGCCTGCGCGACGGAGTGCTCGCCGCCGGCGAGGCGCTGCAGCTCAACGTCCGTCGACGTCGGCACATCGGTCGGCTGAAGTCGGTCGACGAGTCGATCCGGCAGATCGACTACGCGGTACGCAACGTCCGGGTGCTGGCCCGCGCCGGCGTGACACTCAGCCGGACGCACGCCCCGGCGCCACCCGAGCTGGGTGCGGCCCTGCGGTCGTTGGCCGAGGCGGTCCGCGAGGCCGGCGCTGCCCTCGCCGCCGACCTGACGGGGCAGGACGAGACCGCCGATCAGCACGCCACCCGGGCTGACGAGTCGGCGCTCGCCGCGGTGCGCACCGCCGGGCAGCTCTTCGGCTCGACGCAGGCCCTCCCACTGGCGATGATCATCGGTCAGGTCCGGGCCACGGCCATCGACCTGCTACGTGGCGTCAACCCCGACGACGACGCCGCCGTCCTCGCCCGGGTGGACGAAGCCCTCGGCCTCCCGGCGATCTGA
- a CDS encoding MFS transporter, with protein MSAPTSRPVAPDTAPPPSRAVLLARNGVAVTFTLNGLAVGSWFSRVPAVREALDLSAGRLGLLLLAMSVGALLAMPTSGLLAQRLGAARTVTLATVLVAVGLTVAGLGATMAGSFAVVALGLVAFGYGSGACDVAMNVEGAAVERRLRRTVMPRFHAAWSLGSVAGAALGAGAARFDVSVGAHLVGVAVVVLTGTALAARTFLPLGGDHAGDPADATPAARRRAQLAAWREPRTLLIGLFVLVAAFTEGAANDWLAVAFVDGRDLSEAAGAAVFGVFVVGMTIGRTAGTVALDRWGRVPVLSGTIGLAVVGASLAVLAGSGPVAIVGVALWGLGASLGFPVGMSAAADEEAHAPVRVSVVAVIGYTAFLGGPPLLGLLGDDVGTLRALLVVPLLLLPTLLLVRVLRPPHAVEPAPSAHKN; from the coding sequence GTGAGCGCCCCCACCAGCCGTCCCGTTGCCCCGGACACCGCACCGCCGCCGTCACGGGCGGTGCTGCTCGCCCGCAACGGCGTGGCGGTCACCTTCACCCTCAACGGGCTGGCCGTCGGCAGTTGGTTCTCCCGGGTGCCGGCGGTCCGCGAGGCGTTGGACCTCTCCGCAGGCCGGCTCGGGTTGCTGCTGCTGGCGATGAGCGTCGGCGCCCTGCTCGCCATGCCCACCTCCGGCCTGCTCGCCCAGCGACTGGGCGCGGCCCGCACCGTGACACTGGCCACCGTGCTGGTCGCGGTCGGCCTCACCGTGGCGGGGCTGGGCGCAACGATGGCCGGCTCCTTCGCCGTCGTCGCGCTCGGGTTGGTCGCATTCGGCTACGGCTCCGGCGCCTGTGACGTGGCGATGAACGTCGAGGGCGCGGCGGTGGAACGGCGCCTGAGGCGTACCGTCATGCCCCGCTTCCACGCCGCGTGGAGCCTCGGGTCGGTGGCCGGCGCGGCGCTCGGTGCCGGGGCGGCCCGGTTCGACGTGTCGGTGGGCGCGCACCTCGTCGGGGTTGCGGTGGTCGTACTGACCGGCACCGCACTCGCGGCCCGGACGTTCCTGCCGCTGGGCGGCGACCACGCCGGCGACCCGGCGGACGCCACCCCGGCTGCCCGTCGCCGGGCGCAGCTCGCTGCCTGGCGGGAGCCGCGCACCCTGCTGATCGGGCTGTTCGTGCTGGTGGCGGCGTTCACCGAGGGCGCCGCCAACGACTGGCTGGCGGTCGCGTTCGTGGACGGTCGGGACCTGAGCGAGGCCGCCGGCGCGGCGGTCTTCGGTGTCTTCGTCGTCGGCATGACCATCGGGCGCACCGCGGGCACCGTCGCGCTGGACCGGTGGGGTCGGGTGCCGGTACTCAGCGGCACCATCGGGCTCGCCGTGGTCGGTGCCAGCCTGGCCGTACTGGCCGGCTCAGGGCCGGTGGCCATCGTCGGCGTCGCGCTCTGGGGCCTCGGCGCGTCGCTGGGCTTCCCGGTCGGGATGAGCGCGGCGGCCGACGAGGAGGCACACGCGCCGGTGCGGGTGAGCGTGGTCGCGGTGATCGGCTACACCGCGTTCCTGGGTGGGCCGCCGCTGCTGGGGCTGCTCGGCGACGATGTCGGCACCCTGCGCGCGCTGCTGGTGGTGCCGCTGCTGCTGCTGCCGACCCTGCTGCTGGTGCGGGTGCTGCGCCCGCCGCACGCCGTCGAACCGGCTCCGTCAGCACACAAAAACTAA
- a CDS encoding RNA polymerase sigma factor, which produces MEPPGRTRCHECDPNGGLPLDDDALVTRARAGDLEAYDLLVARHTASAHRTAVLLGAGSDSEDVIQEAFVKAYRKLSRYRGESSFRSWLLAIVANETRNLHRSRGRRDGLVLRAAAADPTAEIAEDGAVDAVLAGERHASLVQALRQLPVRDREVIVCRFFLDLSEEETVAALGWPRGTVKSRTSRALAKLRGLLDREEVRHG; this is translated from the coding sequence GTGGAACCACCGGGGCGTACGCGGTGTCATGAGTGTGATCCGAACGGAGGCCTCCCCCTGGACGACGACGCTCTCGTCACCCGCGCTCGGGCCGGCGACCTGGAGGCGTACGACCTCCTGGTCGCCCGGCACACCGCGTCCGCACACCGGACGGCGGTGCTGCTCGGCGCGGGATCGGACTCCGAGGACGTCATCCAGGAGGCGTTCGTGAAGGCGTACCGCAAGCTGTCCCGTTACCGGGGCGAGTCGTCCTTCCGATCGTGGCTGCTCGCGATCGTCGCCAACGAGACCCGCAACCTGCACCGGTCACGTGGCCGGCGGGACGGGCTCGTCCTGCGGGCCGCGGCGGCGGACCCGACGGCCGAGATTGCCGAGGACGGGGCGGTCGACGCCGTCCTCGCCGGGGAGCGCCACGCCTCGCTGGTGCAGGCCCTGCGTCAGCTCCCGGTACGCGACCGCGAGGTGATCGTCTGCCGGTTCTTCCTCGACCTCAGCGAGGAGGAGACGGTGGCGGCACTGGGCTGGCCCCGGGGCACGGTGAAATCGCGCACGTCCCGGGCCCTGGCGAAGCTTCGCGGCCTGCTCGACCGGGAGGAGGTCCGGCATGGGTGA
- a CDS encoding alpha/beta hydrolase, whose product MPDSAPPYRTPQDLRHGRLTARRHAPVVPGPTGLVPMTGPDGDQLAMAYTPESAADGSVYRLVLLLHGAGGSARQGLDLLLPVADEHQLLLVAPQSSAASWDLIAGGFGADVARIDGLLATVFDRYPVQEVTFGGFSDGASYALSLGLANGDLVDAVLAFSPGFAAPPVTHGHPRIFISHGVDDRVLPIDVCSRRLVPHLHSRGYDVTYEEFPGGHEIPAPIRAAATTWLTT is encoded by the coding sequence GTGCCCGACTCCGCGCCGCCGTACCGGACCCCGCAGGACCTCCGGCACGGCCGGTTGACCGCCCGCCGCCACGCGCCGGTGGTGCCGGGGCCGACCGGGCTCGTGCCCATGACCGGCCCCGATGGTGACCAGCTGGCGATGGCGTACACCCCGGAGTCGGCCGCCGACGGATCGGTGTACCGGTTGGTGCTGCTCCTGCACGGTGCGGGCGGCTCGGCGCGGCAGGGGCTGGACCTGCTGCTGCCCGTCGCGGACGAGCACCAGCTGCTGCTGGTCGCCCCGCAGTCGTCGGCGGCCAGTTGGGACCTGATCGCTGGCGGCTTCGGCGCGGACGTGGCGCGGATCGACGGCCTGTTGGCGACCGTCTTCGACCGCTACCCGGTCCAGGAGGTGACGTTCGGTGGGTTCTCCGACGGCGCCTCGTACGCGCTGTCGCTGGGCCTGGCCAACGGCGACCTGGTCGACGCGGTGCTGGCCTTCTCCCCCGGTTTCGCCGCGCCACCGGTCACCCACGGTCACCCCCGGATCTTCATCTCGCACGGCGTCGACGACCGGGTGCTGCCCATCGACGTGTGCAGCCGCCGGCTCGTCCCGCACCTGCACAGCCGTGGCTACGACGTCACCTACGAGGAGTTCCCCGGCGGTCACGAGATCCCGGCGCCGATCCGCGCTGCCGCCACCACCTGGCTGACCACCTGA
- a CDS encoding NUDIX hydrolase: MVVIACVLLVDPDGRLLLQLRDSNAPHHPDVWGLPGGHGEPGETPEQAAERELWEETGLRADGPLRPIAVQPFPELGRVKHYFLGRTRAQQEDVVLGEGAAMVFVSGDEVLDGRPWTPGAVEVLTQFLSSPEYAAMTTGRTATGPVQPAGGLQSA; the protein is encoded by the coding sequence ATGGTCGTTATCGCGTGCGTGCTCCTGGTGGACCCCGACGGGCGACTGCTGCTGCAACTGCGCGACAGCAACGCGCCGCACCACCCGGACGTCTGGGGCCTGCCCGGCGGCCACGGCGAGCCGGGGGAGACGCCGGAGCAGGCCGCCGAGCGGGAGCTGTGGGAGGAGACCGGCCTGCGCGCGGACGGGCCGCTGCGCCCGATCGCCGTGCAACCGTTTCCCGAGCTGGGTCGGGTGAAGCACTACTTCCTCGGCCGCACCCGGGCACAGCAGGAGGACGTGGTGCTCGGTGAGGGCGCGGCGATGGTCTTCGTTTCCGGCGACGAGGTGCTCGACGGCCGCCCCTGGACACCGGGTGCCGTCGAGGTGCTGACCCAGTTCCTCTCCTCACCCGAGTACGCCGCGATGACGACCGGCCGGACGGCCACGGGGCCGGTTCAACCCGCCGGAGGGCTCCAGTCCGCATAG
- a CDS encoding LppM family (lipo)protein, with translation MNRRVNRGKALRVAVCLVLLAALSSCMQLNMGLTVNANDTVDGQLLLTAEKSVLSARNKNITAAFAELRQNIPALPAGEETGYEDSKLFGSQISYRKAPLAGFDTESVKLVRDGDLYRFTLPLDPKKYGGMVAQQNPQQQQAFLKLMSFEISVTFPGRVIDSNGTVNGRSVSWRVDSNQDKPSELRAVAEAPPRSSASPAAAGDDGGFPWLLVGGGALLLLLLAAVGVLLVRRRQAAMPAAPGPTPPGPTSPGPPVGAPGPG, from the coding sequence ATGAACAGGAGAGTCAACCGCGGTAAGGCACTCCGCGTCGCGGTGTGTCTCGTCCTTCTCGCCGCGCTGAGCAGTTGTATGCAGCTCAACATGGGCCTCACCGTCAACGCCAACGACACGGTCGACGGGCAACTGCTGCTGACGGCCGAGAAGTCCGTGCTGAGCGCCCGGAACAAGAACATCACGGCCGCCTTCGCGGAGCTGCGGCAGAACATTCCGGCCCTGCCCGCCGGAGAGGAGACCGGGTACGAGGACAGCAAACTCTTCGGCTCCCAGATCAGTTATCGCAAGGCACCGCTGGCGGGGTTCGACACGGAGAGCGTGAAACTGGTCCGGGACGGCGACCTGTATCGCTTCACATTGCCGCTCGACCCGAAAAAATACGGCGGAATGGTCGCGCAGCAGAATCCGCAACAGCAGCAGGCCTTCCTCAAGCTCATGTCGTTCGAGATCTCGGTGACATTTCCCGGCCGGGTGATCGACAGCAATGGCACGGTGAACGGCCGGTCGGTCAGCTGGCGGGTCGACTCCAACCAGGACAAGCCGAGCGAGCTGCGGGCCGTCGCCGAGGCGCCACCCCGATCGTCCGCCTCGCCGGCCGCCGCCGGGGACGACGGCGGGTTCCCGTGGCTGCTGGTCGGCGGCGGTGCGCTCCTATTGCTGCTGCTCGCCGCGGTGGGCGTACTCCTGGTGCGCCGCCGTCAGGCCGCGATGCCGGCAGCGCCCGGTCCGACGCCGCCCGGTCCGACGTCGCCGGGCCCGCCCGTCGGCGCCCCGGGGCCCGGCTGA
- the cobN gene encoding cobaltochelatase subunit CobN, whose protein sequence is MRILLLSTADTDLLAARASGADYRLANPARVAADEVPALLVGVDLVVVRLLGGRQAWPDGLAAVLATGVPTVVLGGETLPDAELMAISTVPSGVVTQALAYLVEGGPDNLGQLARFLCDTVLLTGEGFALPAPTPAYGVHGEHPTDPDRPTVGIVFYRAHALAGNTGFVDVLADAVHKAGGNPLPIFCGSLRGLTTGAGPLGLFARCDALLVTVLAAGGAVAADASGGGDEDAWDVGALAALDVPIIQALCLTSTREQWAGSDAGLSPLDAAMQVAIPEFDGRIVSVPFSFKRIDADGLSVYAADAERAARVAGIAVRHARLRYVPNADKRVAVVLSSYPTKHSRVGNAVGLDTPVSAVRLFAALAEAGYDLGDAPPPEDGDALIHALIAAGGHDVEWLTPEQLAAAEARIPGPTYRRWFDQVPTELRERMREHWGEPPGQLYTESGDIVLAGLRFGNVVLLIQPPRGFGENPIAIYHDPDLPPSHHYLAAYRWLAAPVADGGFGADAVVHLGKHGTLEWLPGKGLGLAADCAPDAVLADLPLVYPFIVNDPGEGTQAKRRAHAVVIDHLVPPMARAEAYGDLAKLEQLLDEYATVQALDPAKVPTVRAQIWDLVRAAELHHDLHAEAMPDADDFDEFVLHLDGYLCEVKDVQIRDGLHILADAPTGEPRVNLVLAVLRAPQIWGGARALPGLRQALAVAYGLDEQELLASPGQRIALPVALTDVVDGPAGTAADAVDLIEALARRLVIGMETLGWDAEAVDAVVAEVTGQPIPDVAAVLHFAATELVPRLGRTTDELTNTLGALDGRFVAPGPSGSPTRGLVNVLPTGRNFYSVDPKAIPSRNAWDVGVALADSLLARHLADTGAYPRSVGLTVWGTSAMRTQGDDIAEVLALLGCRPVWDERSRRVTGIEVVPTAELGRPRVDVTVRISGFFRDAFPHVVALLDDAVRRVAALNEPEEENYLRAHVAADLAEHGDERRATARIFGSKPGAYGAGLLPLIDARTWRSDADLAEVYAVWGGYAYGRGLDGREARADMERSFARIAVAVKNQDTREHDIVDSDDYFQYHGGMVAMVRHLTGTSPQAYVGDSAMPHDVRTRTLGEETRRVFRARVVNPKWIAAMRRHGYKGAFELAATVDYLFGYDATAGVVDDWMYEHLAAAYLFDDTTREFLEQSNPWALRGITERLLEAADRGLWAKPEPATLDRLRDTYLASEGDLEDRV, encoded by the coding sequence GTGCGCATCCTGCTGCTCTCCACCGCCGACACCGACCTGCTGGCCGCCCGCGCCAGCGGCGCCGACTACCGGCTGGCCAACCCCGCCCGGGTCGCCGCCGACGAGGTGCCCGCCCTGCTCGTCGGGGTCGACCTCGTCGTCGTACGCCTGCTCGGCGGCCGACAGGCCTGGCCGGACGGCCTCGCCGCGGTGCTCGCCACCGGCGTGCCGACGGTCGTGCTGGGCGGCGAGACGCTGCCCGACGCGGAGCTGATGGCCATCTCCACAGTGCCGTCCGGGGTCGTCACCCAGGCTCTGGCGTACCTGGTCGAGGGTGGGCCGGACAACCTCGGGCAGCTGGCCCGGTTCCTCTGCGACACGGTGCTGCTCACCGGCGAGGGGTTCGCCCTGCCCGCACCCACCCCGGCGTACGGCGTGCACGGCGAACACCCCACCGACCCGGACCGGCCCACAGTGGGAATCGTCTTCTACCGGGCGCACGCGCTCGCCGGCAACACCGGTTTCGTCGACGTGCTCGCGGACGCCGTCCACAAAGCCGGCGGCAACCCGCTGCCGATCTTCTGCGGCTCGCTGCGGGGCCTGACCACGGGCGCGGGCCCGCTCGGGCTCTTCGCCCGCTGCGACGCGCTGCTGGTCACCGTGCTCGCGGCCGGCGGCGCAGTCGCCGCCGACGCGTCCGGGGGCGGCGACGAGGACGCCTGGGACGTGGGCGCCCTGGCCGCCCTGGACGTGCCGATCATCCAGGCGCTCTGCCTGACCAGCACCCGTGAGCAGTGGGCCGGCAGCGACGCCGGACTGTCCCCGTTGGACGCGGCGATGCAGGTGGCCATCCCCGAGTTCGACGGCCGGATCGTCAGCGTGCCGTTCTCGTTCAAGCGGATCGACGCCGACGGACTCTCGGTCTATGCCGCCGACGCCGAGCGGGCCGCCCGGGTCGCCGGGATCGCCGTGCGCCACGCCCGGCTGCGGTACGTGCCCAACGCCGACAAGCGGGTCGCCGTCGTCCTCAGCTCGTACCCCACCAAGCACTCCCGGGTCGGCAACGCCGTCGGGCTGGACACCCCGGTCTCGGCGGTCCGCCTGTTCGCCGCACTCGCCGAGGCGGGTTACGACCTGGGTGACGCTCCACCGCCCGAGGACGGCGACGCGCTGATCCACGCGCTGATCGCCGCCGGCGGTCACGACGTGGAGTGGCTCACCCCGGAGCAGCTGGCCGCCGCCGAGGCCCGGATACCGGGGCCGACGTACCGGCGCTGGTTCGACCAGGTCCCGACCGAGCTGCGCGAGCGGATGCGGGAACACTGGGGTGAGCCGCCCGGCCAGCTCTACACCGAGAGCGGCGACATCGTGCTCGCCGGGTTGCGCTTCGGCAACGTGGTGCTGCTCATCCAGCCGCCCCGCGGCTTCGGGGAGAACCCGATCGCCATCTACCACGACCCGGACCTGCCGCCGAGTCACCACTACCTGGCCGCGTACCGCTGGCTGGCGGCGCCGGTCGCCGACGGCGGCTTCGGCGCGGACGCCGTGGTGCACCTGGGCAAACACGGCACCCTCGAATGGCTGCCCGGCAAGGGCCTCGGTCTGGCCGCCGACTGCGCGCCCGACGCGGTCCTCGCCGACCTGCCGCTGGTCTACCCGTTCATCGTCAACGACCCCGGCGAGGGCACCCAGGCCAAGCGCCGGGCGCACGCCGTGGTGATCGACCACCTGGTGCCGCCGATGGCCCGCGCCGAGGCCTACGGCGACCTGGCCAAACTGGAACAACTGCTCGACGAGTACGCCACGGTGCAGGCCCTCGACCCGGCCAAGGTGCCCACCGTGCGGGCGCAGATCTGGGACCTCGTACGCGCCGCCGAGCTGCACCACGACCTGCACGCCGAGGCGATGCCCGACGCGGACGACTTCGACGAGTTCGTGCTGCACCTGGACGGGTACCTCTGCGAGGTCAAGGACGTGCAGATCCGCGACGGGCTGCACATCCTCGCCGACGCGCCCACCGGCGAGCCCCGGGTCAACCTGGTCCTCGCGGTGCTGCGCGCACCCCAGATCTGGGGTGGCGCCCGGGCCCTGCCCGGCCTGCGGCAGGCGCTCGCCGTCGCGTACGGGCTCGACGAGCAGGAGCTGCTCGCGTCGCCCGGGCAGCGGATCGCCCTCCCGGTGGCGCTGACCGACGTGGTGGACGGGCCGGCCGGCACCGCCGCCGACGCCGTCGACCTGATCGAGGCCCTCGCCCGGCGGTTGGTCATCGGGATGGAGACGCTCGGCTGGGACGCCGAGGCCGTCGACGCGGTGGTCGCGGAGGTGACCGGCCAGCCGATCCCGGACGTCGCCGCCGTGCTGCACTTCGCCGCCACCGAGCTGGTGCCCCGGCTGGGCCGCACCACCGACGAGCTGACCAACACCCTCGGCGCGCTCGACGGCCGGTTCGTGGCGCCCGGCCCGTCCGGTTCACCCACCCGGGGCCTGGTCAACGTGCTGCCCACCGGCCGCAACTTCTACTCCGTCGACCCCAAGGCCATCCCCAGCCGCAACGCCTGGGACGTCGGGGTGGCCCTCGCGGACTCGCTGCTCGCCCGGCACCTCGCCGACACCGGGGCGTACCCCCGCTCCGTGGGTCTGACCGTGTGGGGCACCAGCGCGATGCGCACCCAGGGCGACGACATCGCCGAGGTGCTCGCGCTGCTGGGTTGCCGGCCGGTGTGGGACGAGCGGTCCCGGCGCGTCACCGGCATCGAGGTGGTGCCGACCGCCGAGTTGGGCCGACCGCGCGTCGACGTGACAGTGCGCATCTCCGGGTTCTTCCGCGACGCGTTTCCACACGTGGTGGCGCTGCTCGACGATGCCGTGCGGCGGGTCGCCGCCCTAAACGAGCCGGAGGAGGAGAACTACCTGCGGGCGCACGTCGCCGCGGACCTCGCCGAGCACGGTGACGAGCGGCGCGCGACCGCCCGGATCTTCGGCTCGAAGCCCGGGGCGTACGGCGCGGGCCTGCTGCCCCTGATCGACGCGCGGACCTGGCGCAGCGACGCCGACCTGGCCGAGGTGTACGCGGTGTGGGGCGGCTACGCCTACGGCCGGGGCCTGGACGGGCGGGAGGCGCGCGCCGACATGGAACGCTCCTTCGCCCGGATCGCGGTGGCGGTGAAGAACCAGGACACCCGCGAGCACGACATCGTCGACTCCGACGACTACTTCCAGTACCACGGCGGGATGGTGGCGATGGTCCGCCACCTCACCGGCACGTCACCGCAGGCGTACGTGGGTGACTCGGCGATGCCACACGACGTGCGCACCCGCACGCTGGGCGAGGAGACCCGGCGGGTGTTCCGCGCCCGGGTGGTCAACCCGAAGTGGATCGCCGCGATGCGCCGGCACGGCTACAAGGGCGCGTTCGAGCTGGCCGCCACAGTGGACTACCTGTTCGGCTACGACGCCACCGCCGGCGTGGTCGACGACTGGATGTACGAGCACCTGGCCGCCGCGTACCTGTTCGACGACACCACCCGCGAGTTCCTGGAGCAGTCCAACCCGTGGGCTTTGCGGGGCATCACCGAACGCCTGTTGGAGGCCGCCGACCGGGGGCTGTGGGCCAAACCCGAGCCGGCCACCCTGGACCGGCTGCGCGACACGTACCTGGCCAGCGAGGGCGACCTGGAGGATCGGGTGTGA